From Brassica oleracea var. oleracea cultivar TO1000 chromosome C3, BOL, whole genome shotgun sequence, a single genomic window includes:
- the LOC106333944 gene encoding HVA22-like protein b, whose product MSSGIGNLVKIILKNFDGIAGPIISLLYPLYASVRAIESGAHGDDKQWLTYWALYSLIKLFELTFYGLIEWIPIWPYAKLALISWLVLPGLSGAAYVYENYVRSFLLRPHSVNIWYVPAKKDEDDLPAAAGKFTPVNDSGEPTEKRASSVDT is encoded by the exons ATGAGTTCCGGTATTGGAAATTTGGTGAAGATCATCCTTAAGAACTTCGACGGTATCGCTGG ACCTATTATTAGCTTGCTTTATCCCCT ATACGCATCAGTGAGGGCAATAGAGTCGGGAGCCCATGGAGACGACAAGCAATGGCTCACTTATTGGGCTCTTTATTCACTTATCAAACTCTTTGAGCTCACTTTCTACGGACTCATCGAATG GATCCCGATATGGCCATACGCCAAGCTAGCACTAATTTCTTGGTTGGTGTTACCGGGCTTGAGCGGCGCTGCTTATGTTTATGAGAACTATGTGCGTTCATTCCTTTTACGCCCACATAGTGTTAATATATGGTATGTGCCCGCTAAGAAGGACGAAGATGACTTACCAGCAGCTGCTGGGAAATTCACTCCGGTAAACGATTCTGGTGAGCCTACGGAAAAGCGTGCGAGCTCG GTGGATACATGA
- the LOC106328164 gene encoding glutathione S-transferase U9 yields the protein MEDETENKVILHGTFVSPYSKRVELALKLKSIPYLFVQEDLHNKSQALLQHNPVHKKVPVLVHKGKPISESLFIIEYIDETWRNGPQLLPQDPYKRSKVRFWASYIQLHLFDVVMKVVKTEGEEQEKALTEVKEKLSIIEKEGLKDIFSDTNGKPTLTNETMSLVDIVMCTLLSPYKAHEEVLGLKIVDPETVPGVCSWLTAINETDVVKDLSPPYEQVLEILRAFRQMSLSRS from the coding sequence ATGGAAGACGAAACTGAGAACAAAGTGATACTCCATGGAACATTCGTGAGTCCTTACAGCAAAAGGGTTGAGTTAGCCCTCAAGCTTAAATCCATACCTTACCTATTCGTTCAAGAAGATCTCCATAACAAGAGCCAAGCCCTTCTCCAGCACAACCCGGTTCACAAGAAGGTTCCGGTTCTCGTCCACAAAGGTAAACCGATCTCTGAATCCTTGTTTATCATTGAATACATCGACGAAACTTGGAGAAACGGTCCACAACTTTTGCCTCAAGACCCTTACAAAAGATCTAAAGTCCGGTTTTGGGCCAGCTACATCCAGTTACATCTTTTCGATGTGGTGATGAAAGTGGTGAAAACCGAAGGAGAAGAGCAAGAGAAAGCTCTCACAGAGGTGAAGGAGAAGCTGAGCATCATAGAGAAAGAAGGGCTCAAGGATATTTTCTCGGATACTAATGGTAAACCTACTCTGACTAACGAGACTATGAGCCTTGTTGACATTGTGATGTGCACTTTGCTAAGCCCTTACAAGGCACACGAAGAGGTTTTGGGTTTAAAGATCGTCGACCCCGAGACAGTTCCTGGTGTCTGTAGTTGGCTCACTGCTATTAACGAAACCGATGTGGTCAAAGATCTAAGTCCTCCTTATGAACAAGTCCTAGAGATTCTTAGGGCTTTCAGACAGATGTCTCTCTCCCGTTCCTAA